From Acidimicrobiia bacterium, one genomic window encodes:
- a CDS encoding Gfo/Idh/MocA family oxidoreductase codes for MTSRVRLASVGLGRWARVLARAARRGDAIELFSCFSRSAERRAAFQEEFGVPRSAATYEELLADPDVEGVILTTPNDTHKDLITMGLEAGKAVYTDKPIAQTLEDALAVKEVVERTGGVLAVGHSARRLAGSRVMKKLIDDGTVGGVSMVEANFSNERGLELTPDTWRWYLSKTPGGPLIQLGVHHADNLQYLLGPVAAVSAHTRKLFTKAEVPDTTMAILEFESGALGYLGCGWASPGIYQIRLQGSKLNLMYDLDFSHWDDAHEADAWSKLVSQQYGQQERSPVELPATDMFREQLEEFARAARGQAEVEVQVDDAIRALAVVHTAIESNRLNGRAVEVKPFLDSLRLPS; via the coding sequence ATGACAAGCAGGGTTCGTCTAGCGTCCGTCGGGCTCGGCAGGTGGGCCCGCGTCCTGGCTCGTGCAGCCCGGCGCGGTGATGCCATCGAGTTGTTCTCGTGTTTCTCGAGATCAGCAGAGCGGCGGGCGGCCTTCCAGGAGGAATTCGGCGTGCCCCGCTCGGCCGCCACCTACGAGGAACTGCTCGCCGACCCCGATGTCGAGGGCGTGATACTGACCACACCCAACGACACCCACAAAGACCTCATAACGATGGGGCTCGAAGCGGGCAAAGCCGTCTATACCGACAAGCCCATCGCCCAGACTCTCGAGGATGCACTCGCCGTCAAGGAGGTCGTCGAACGTACGGGCGGTGTGCTCGCGGTAGGACACAGCGCCCGGCGGCTGGCCGGCAGCAGGGTGATGAAGAAGCTCATCGATGATGGCACCGTCGGCGGGGTCTCGATGGTCGAGGCCAACTTCTCGAATGAGCGAGGCCTAGAGCTCACGCCGGATACCTGGCGCTGGTACCTGTCGAAGACGCCCGGCGGCCCTTTGATCCAACTCGGCGTCCATCACGCAGACAACCTCCAGTATCTCCTTGGCCCCGTGGCGGCAGTGTCCGCTCATACCCGGAAGCTGTTCACCAAGGCCGAGGTGCCAGACACCACCATGGCGATCCTCGAATTCGAGTCGGGGGCTCTGGGCTATCTCGGCTGCGGTTGGGCCTCGCCGGGGATCTATCAGATCCGGCTGCAGGGGAGCAAACTGAACCTGATGTACGACCTCGACTTCTCTCACTGGGATGACGCCCACGAAGCAGATGCGTGGTCGAAGCTGGTGTCGCAGCAGTACGGCCAGCAGGAACGCTCACCGGTCGAGCTGCCGGCGACCGATATGTTCCGGGAACAGCTGGAGGAGTTTGCCCGAGCCGCCAGGGGGCAGGCAGAGGTCGAGGTCCAGGTCGACGACGCCATCCGGGCCCTGGCGGTGGTCCACACCGCGATCGAGTCGAACCGGCTCAACGGACGTGCCGTCGAGGTCAAACCGTTCCTCGATTCACTCCGGTTACCCTCGTGA
- a CDS encoding dienelactone hydrolase family protein — MDPEHVVVAETIAGSECHLMYVEVWDGLYAPIGLRKPVGPGPFPIILLASGNGGEGMAWIRDALANRGYIMDRLVEAGYACAWLRYRTEVELGYHQGGPLIRDMRQGRELFNRSPLEYEDEIAIIDYVKTLPYVDADRVGLIGMSHGGEMVMKLTSEYNGAAAAVASEPASHEYLALTPDDTAFVNEETRLRNIESMMMTEVEKVRSRIDHDVAMERISGIQTPILVMGRETDELQGIFRLNYDLLVEAGKDVEWVSYDHDLHGYVYPKRGPDGRYEVNDVQHEAIAHVIEYLDRYLK, encoded by the coding sequence ATGGATCCGGAACATGTAGTCGTCGCCGAAACGATCGCCGGCTCCGAGTGCCACTTGATGTACGTGGAAGTGTGGGACGGCCTCTATGCGCCGATCGGACTTCGCAAACCGGTCGGACCCGGACCGTTCCCGATCATCCTGCTGGCCTCCGGCAACGGCGGAGAGGGCATGGCCTGGATACGCGATGCCCTTGCCAACCGCGGCTACATCATGGATCGCCTGGTCGAAGCAGGTTACGCCTGCGCCTGGTTGCGCTATCGGACGGAGGTCGAGCTCGGCTACCACCAGGGTGGACCGCTCATTCGCGACATGCGGCAGGGCCGCGAGCTGTTCAATCGCTCGCCCCTCGAGTATGAAGATGAGATCGCGATCATCGACTACGTGAAGACCCTCCCATATGTAGATGCCGACCGGGTCGGGCTGATCGGTATGAGTCACGGGGGCGAGATGGTGATGAAGCTCACCTCTGAGTACAACGGGGCAGCGGCGGCAGTCGCCAGCGAGCCCGCCTCACACGAATACCTGGCGCTCACGCCGGACGACACCGCGTTCGTCAACGAGGAGACCCGGCTGAGGAACATCGAATCGATGATGATGACCGAGGTCGAGAAGGTCCGAAGCCGAATCGATCACGATGTCGCTATGGAGCGGATCTCCGGTATCCAGACGCCGATTCTGGTGATGGGCAGGGAGACCGATGAACTGCAGGGGATCTTCCGTCTCAACTACGACCTGCTGGTCGAAGCCGGCAAGGACGTCGAGTGGGTCTCCTACGACCATGACCTGCACGGCTACGTCTATCCGAAGCGCGGACCCGACGGTCGGTACGAGGTCAACGATGTTCAACACGAGGCGATCGCCCACGTGATCGAGTATCTGGACCGGTACCTGAAGTAG